One window of Brevibacterium pigmentatum genomic DNA carries:
- a CDS encoding sigma-70 family RNA polymerase sigma factor — translation MSSDDPTAFRHGPPGSDRQENHPPAVADAGIASAEAATASDPSGELLLRIAAGDRSAFDELFTTQSRILMAVILRIVKSRSLAEEVLQECFTEVWTRCSGFDPARGTGRAWLVTLCRRRAIDCVRSVQSQQDRDFADGLRTSAEAAEGVEQTVIDRAESDRTVSALKILPEEQSTPIVMAFYQGLTHAQISEDLKVPLGTIKSRIRDGMKKLRDELEASR, via the coding sequence ATGAGTTCAGACGATCCGACGGCGTTTCGGCACGGACCCCCGGGGTCCGACCGGCAGGAGAACCACCCACCGGCCGTTGCCGACGCCGGAATCGCCTCGGCGGAAGCGGCCACCGCATCGGATCCCAGCGGTGAGCTGCTGCTGCGGATCGCTGCAGGCGATCGGTCCGCGTTCGACGAACTCTTCACCACCCAATCGCGCATCCTCATGGCCGTGATCCTCCGGATCGTCAAGAGCCGATCACTCGCCGAGGAGGTCCTGCAGGAATGCTTCACCGAGGTGTGGACGCGGTGTTCGGGCTTCGACCCGGCCCGGGGAACGGGCAGGGCATGGCTGGTCACCCTGTGTCGCAGACGGGCCATCGACTGTGTGCGCAGCGTTCAGTCCCAGCAGGACCGTGACTTCGCCGACGGGCTGCGCACCTCCGCCGAGGCGGCTGAGGGAGTCGAGCAGACCGTAATCGATCGGGCGGAGTCGGACCGCACGGTCTCCGCGTTGAAGATCCTCCCCGAGGAACAGAGCACGCCGATCGTCATGGCCTTCTATCAGGGTCTGACCCACGCTCAGATCTCGGAGGATCTCAAGGTGCCGCTGGGTACCATCAAGTCACGGATCAGAGACGGAATGAAGAAGCTGCGAGACGAGTTGGAGGCGAGTCGATGA